One part of the Bacteroidia bacterium genome encodes these proteins:
- a CDS encoding DUF1080 domain-containing protein, with product MIKGLTNQIGKTIVLIFTLSCCLSCSDQAKKTQAEDSEWSYLIDENLSEWDTYLSFKHQLGYDGSPPLDESGNEIEPIGLNKPNYNVFTTMSENDELIIKVSGEYYGCLASKKEYENYHFQLQFKWGDKKWVPRLDRLKDSGILYHSIGPFGVEHWRSWMMSQEFQIMEAHTGDFWSQATSAIDIRAYASESGLNPMAHESQDYLSFGETGEAGKYCLRSNNYEKKPDEWNTLELICFNGQSLHIVNGEVVMVLKNSRYIDENGEVVPMTKGKIQLQSEAAELYFKGIKIKPLDKLSAEHLAFFN from the coding sequence ATGATAAAGGGACTCACTAACCAAATTGGGAAAACAATTGTATTAATCTTCACGCTTAGCTGCTGCCTTTCCTGTTCCGATCAAGCCAAGAAAACTCAGGCTGAGGATTCTGAATGGTCGTATTTAATCGATGAAAATCTCTCCGAATGGGATACCTATTTAAGCTTCAAACATCAATTGGGCTATGATGGCAGCCCTCCACTTGATGAGTCAGGCAATGAAATAGAACCTATTGGATTAAATAAGCCCAATTATAATGTTTTCACCACTATGTCAGAGAATGACGAACTGATTATTAAAGTTAGTGGGGAATATTATGGTTGTCTTGCCAGTAAAAAAGAATATGAGAATTACCATTTTCAGCTACAGTTTAAATGGGGAGATAAAAAATGGGTCCCAAGACTCGATCGTCTCAAAGATTCTGGCATTTTGTATCATTCAATCGGACCATTTGGAGTAGAGCATTGGCGTTCATGGATGATGTCACAAGAATTTCAAATCATGGAAGCCCATACTGGAGATTTTTGGAGTCAGGCAACTTCAGCAATTGATATTCGGGCGTATGCATCTGAATCTGGTTTAAATCCAATGGCACATGAAAGCCAGGACTATTTGAGTTTTGGAGAAACTGGAGAAGCAGGAAAGTATTGCTTAAGGAGTAATAACTATGAGAAAAAGCCGGATGAATGGAACACCCTGGAATTAATTTGTTTCAATGGACAAAGTTTACACATAGTCAATGGAGAAGTCGTGATGGTCTTGAAAAATTCCAGGTATATAGATGAAAATGGAGAGGTGGTTCCTATGACTAAAGGAAAAATACAATTACAAAGTGAAGCGGCAGAATTATATTTTAAAGGCATCAAAATTAAGCCCCTTGATAAACTCTCAGCCGAACATTTGGCATTTTTTAACTAA
- a CDS encoding helix-turn-helix domain-containing protein has protein sequence MKVKNINNCPLTAALSVVGGKWKPIIILSLRKSSKRFGQLDYSIPQVSRKVLSSQLSEMVKDELITRHSYPESPPRVEYRLTEKGRELVPVFEDLAKWGSYLVDVDIKEVG, from the coding sequence ATGAAGGTTAAGAATATAAATAATTGTCCTTTGACGGCAGCACTTTCAGTAGTAGGAGGTAAATGGAAACCCATAATTATTTTGAGCTTACGTAAATCATCGAAGCGATTTGGGCAACTTGATTATTCAATCCCACAAGTTTCCCGGAAGGTTTTGTCTTCTCAACTGAGTGAAATGGTAAAGGACGAATTAATAACCCGTCATTCTTATCCGGAAAGTCCCCCAAGAGTCGAATATCGACTTACTGAAAAAGGGAGAGAACTTGTTCCCGTATTTGAGGACCTGGCAAAATGGGGCAGCTATCTGGTTGATGTAGACATTAAAGAAGTAGGTTGA
- the pyrF gene encoding orotidine-5'-phosphate decarboxylase: MQYKNIVREIWSKESFLCIGLDTDIDKIPKHLLRYENPILEFNKQIIDATKDICIAFKPNLAFYEVLGENYWTTIKQTIDYIPENILTIADAKRGDMGNSAKMYARAFFEELDVDALTLQAYQGKDALQAFLDYQDKWSIVLGLTSNSGSEDFQFIEPESKPLYRIVMEKSMEWGTKENLMFVIGGTHENELGKIRKFCPEHFFLIPGIGHQGGNFDRVVKAGLNSDCGLIISSSRKIIYASDGEDFAEKAREEALKLQSKMKSVLKQIKK, translated from the coding sequence ATGCAATACAAAAATATCGTCAGGGAAATATGGAGTAAAGAATCATTCTTGTGCATAGGCCTGGATACAGATATTGATAAAATACCCAAGCATTTATTGCGGTATGAAAATCCAATTCTGGAATTCAACAAACAAATTATTGATGCTACGAAAGACATTTGTATTGCTTTCAAACCTAATCTTGCATTTTATGAAGTCCTGGGAGAAAACTATTGGACTACGATAAAGCAAACAATAGATTACATCCCTGAAAATATCCTGACCATCGCAGATGCCAAAAGAGGAGATATGGGAAATTCTGCGAAAATGTATGCCCGGGCATTTTTTGAAGAATTGGATGTAGATGCTCTTACCTTACAAGCGTATCAAGGCAAAGATGCCTTACAAGCTTTTTTAGATTATCAAGATAAGTGGTCCATCGTGCTGGGATTAACCTCAAATTCAGGTTCTGAAGATTTTCAATTTATTGAACCTGAGTCCAAGCCTTTATACAGAATAGTCATGGAAAAATCCATGGAATGGGGAACAAAGGAAAATCTCATGTTTGTTATAGGGGGAACACATGAAAATGAACTGGGAAAGATTAGAAAATTCTGCCCGGAACATTTCTTTTTGATACCAGGGATAGGTCATCAAGGAGGAAATTTTGATAGGGTTGTAAAAGCTGGATTAAACTCTGATTGCGGTCTGATCATAAGTTCTTCTAGAAAAATAATCTATGCCTCAGACGGAGAAGATTTTGCAGAAAAGGCAAGAGAAGAAGCCTTGAAATTGCAATCAAAAATGAAGTCCGTCCTAAAACAGATCAAAAAGTGA
- a CDS encoding LamG-like jellyroll fold domain-containing protein: MKESNIITFLLGALVLQLFSCQPESSSALKTALTFYLSFDEGTTADFALGDPNIYTAKASYVDMKRKLEEIQVGMNNPNHGITEGKGKFANAFEFGKKRNGQVLFYKSKDNISYNPQNWFGSLSFWLSVDPSTDLDGYTDPIQITDANFNDASIWVDFTDDNPPHFRLGVIGDKSAWSLDTLNSPFQLEFEKRILTVEKASFSRKKWTHILITYENLGTANSLAKLYLNGKSKGSISGIDDPFSWELEESNIFLGLGFTGLMDELAIFNKPLTDRQAMELYQLTGGIKSIL, from the coding sequence ATGAAAGAATCGAATATTATTACCTTCCTATTAGGAGCCTTGGTTCTCCAACTTTTTTCTTGCCAGCCTGAATCATCTTCCGCACTCAAAACAGCCCTTACTTTCTACCTTTCTTTTGATGAGGGAACAACCGCAGATTTTGCACTGGGGGATCCTAATATTTATACCGCAAAAGCTTCCTATGTTGATATGAAGAGAAAGCTGGAGGAAATACAAGTAGGGATGAACAATCCTAATCATGGAATCACTGAAGGCAAGGGTAAATTTGCTAATGCCTTTGAATTTGGAAAGAAAAGAAATGGTCAGGTCCTTTTTTATAAAAGCAAGGACAACATCTCCTACAATCCTCAAAACTGGTTTGGTTCCCTTTCATTTTGGCTAAGTGTTGATCCTTCAACTGATCTTGATGGGTATACAGATCCCATACAAATCACCGATGCAAATTTCAACGATGCTTCAATTTGGGTTGATTTCACGGATGATAATCCTCCACATTTCAGACTGGGGGTAATAGGAGATAAAAGCGCCTGGAGCCTCGATACCCTGAATTCCCCCTTCCAGCTTGAATTTGAAAAGAGAATTCTTACGGTCGAAAAAGCCTCATTTTCCAGAAAAAAGTGGACCCATATTCTTATAACTTATGAGAATCTGGGCACCGCAAATAGCTTGGCCAAGCTGTACCTAAATGGTAAAAGCAAAGGTAGCATAAGTGGAATAGATGATCCTTTTAGTTGGGAATTGGAAGAATCAAATATTTTCCTGGGATTGGGTTTTACAGGTTTGATGGATGAATTGGCCATCTTTAATAAGCCATTGACGGACAGGCAGGCGATGGAACTTTACCAATTAACAGGAGGGATCAAATCAATTCTCTGA
- a CDS encoding succinate dehydrogenase/fumarate reductase iron-sulfur subunit: MKINLKIWRQDGPKDSGKMVDYALDNVSPDMSFLEMLDVLNEQLVGKNEEPVAFDHDCREGICGSCGLMINGQAHGPHRLTTTCQLHMRSFKDGDTIFVEPWRAQAFPIIKDLMVDRDSFDAIIQSGGFISVNTGSAPDANEIPVSTDVSDEAMNAAECIGCGACVASCKNASAMLFVSAKVSHMGTLPQGQPERMKRVQKMVQTMDEAGFGNCTNTSACEVECPKGISVTNIAKLNADYLRSTVASEVDA, from the coding sequence ATGAAAATAAATCTCAAAATATGGAGACAAGACGGCCCAAAGGACAGCGGCAAAATGGTCGACTATGCTTTGGACAATGTTTCTCCGGATATGTCTTTCCTCGAAATGCTGGATGTACTCAATGAGCAATTGGTAGGGAAGAATGAAGAGCCGGTAGCTTTCGATCATGATTGTCGCGAAGGAATCTGCGGTTCCTGCGGACTGATGATCAATGGGCAGGCTCATGGTCCTCACAGATTGACGACCACTTGTCAGCTGCATATGAGAAGCTTTAAGGATGGAGATACGATCTTCGTAGAACCCTGGAGGGCTCAGGCTTTCCCCATCATCAAAGACCTCATGGTTGACAGAGATTCTTTTGATGCCATTATCCAATCCGGAGGTTTCATTTCTGTGAATACCGGTAGTGCACCAGATGCCAATGAGATTCCTGTCAGTACAGATGTTTCTGATGAAGCCATGAACGCTGCTGAGTGTATTGGTTGTGGGGCTTGTGTGGCCAGCTGTAAAAATGCTTCAGCCATGCTATTCGTTTCTGCAAAGGTATCTCACATGGGTACGCTGCCCCAGGGACAACCTGAGCGCATGAAGCGTGTTCAGAAAATGGTGCAAACCATGGATGAAGCTGGATTTGGAAACTGTACCAATACCAGTGCCTGTGAGGTAGAATGTCCTAAAGGTATTTCAGTTACCAATATCGCGAAACTCAATGCCGATTATCTCCGTTCTACGGTTGCTTCTGAAGTAGATGCATAA